A window of Halobacillus naozhouensis genomic DNA:
CATTCTAGGTATAGCTGGTTATGGAATATTATTTTTACTTATCGGTGGTTTATTGGTGATTGGATCATTATGTGTTGTATTAGTAAATAGTGATAAAGGAAGAACGGAAGTTACAGAACAACTAGATGATTGGTTGGGATTCTGGGTTCAGTTAAAAGAAGGAATCATGTATTTGTGGTGTTCAAAATTGCTTAGGGCATTGTTTATTATAGCGATTGTTGTAAATTTCTTTATGTCAGGACCATTGTTCATAGGTTTGCCGATTTTCGTTGAAGGAGTCCTCGAGGGTAGTGCTCTTGATTACAGTTATGTGCAAGGAGGATTAACATTTGGGATGATTCTAGGTTCGATCATCATGGGGATCATTAACATTCGTAGAAAACGAGGCTCCTATGCTTTGATTCTGATGGCAGCCCAGGGAATTATTATTATACTTTTTAGTCAATCCAACACGATTTGGTTAGCAGTAGGGATTATTATCTTCATCGGTCTGTTGAATCCTGCGATTAATATTCCACTAATCTCCATGATTCAGGAGTACACTGATCCAGGCAAAATGGGTCGTGTGATGAGTCTGATCCGCATGGCATCCTTTGGACTAATGCCGCTATCCTATGCCATGGTATCTTTCCTGCTCGGCCAGGGAGTTTCCATTAGAGCGATTCTTTTTTGGAGTGCCCTTCCGTTAATAATTAGCGTGATTGTTCTATTCGCCTGTTTCCCAGTCCTTCGAAAAGCAAATTAAGCAGGAAGACCAGGTATTCCTTACATTGGGTTACATACCAATAAGTGTATGACCTGGTCTCCCATTTATTTGCATCAATAAATTTTTAAAATTTCTTTGCTTTGATCATCCATTCATCGATTGAGAATGCATCAATCTTTTCTCCTTGTTCCTGAACAGCGAAGTACAATTTTACATCGGCATCCGCATTCCTCAAATAGTTGGTTACCTGTTTTTTATCTTTTTCATCTTCAAGAGTGCGATCCAGCCAATCCGTAAATGGTAGCTTTTTTTTGCGTTGAAGTTGATCTTCAAGCTGAAATCCATTTTCCCGAAATAATTTCTCCCATTCAGAAACTTTTAATGCTCTAACATGGCTAGGGTCTCTCATTTTCTCAAGCGTATTATAGAAATGATCCAGTTCATCGTTCTCTGGGGCTGTATTATCAATCATAAGGAAATATCCGCCTTTTTTTACTACACGCTGAGCTTCTGTAATAAATCGTTTCGGATAAGGAAAATGGTGTGGTGCAATTCTGCATGTTACGATATCGAAGCTTGATGGGAGAAAAGGCAGCTCCTCTGCATCGGCGATTACATAGTGGATATTATCAAATGATGACAAGTGAGAAGCCGTGTTCTCCAGCATTTTTTTAGTTAAATCAGTAGCAAATACCGTCTTCACATAGGGGCTTAATTGACGAGCGACATGGCCGCCGCCTGTTGCAATATCTAACGCTGACCATGCAGGATCCGGTTCAAGCCATTCGGTGATTAAACTCAAATCTGACTGGTTGTTATGAACCTTGCTTTGCACATAAGCTTCATTATTCTTGGCAAAAGTCTCTTTCACACGATGTTTAGTCTCATCTTTCAATTCGCCACCCGCTTTCAAGAAATGTGATAATTCTATTGTAAGCAATTGAATAGAATAAGGATAATACACAATTCGAATAACGAACGATAACCAAAACCAATCGCTCATGAAATGGAAATGAATGGATGACCTG
This region includes:
- a CDS encoding MFS transporter, giving the protein MEEQQTAEELKKSGRAFFKTKSFFMLWIASLCSSLSMSIFMFVQSWYVVQGLGLEAALGIVLISLSVPRIIFMLAGGVLSDRKDQARIMFWSDLSRAFLACLLAILFVFAHPLPIWVLIINAIGFGILGGIFEPARDSIIPTVVEPDMLTRANSVLQGTMQIALFAGPLFAGVILGIAGYGILFLLIGGLLVIGSLCVVLVNSDKGRTEVTEQLDDWLGFWVQLKEGIMYLWCSKLLRALFIIAIVVNFFMSGPLFIGLPIFVEGVLEGSALDYSYVQGGLTFGMILGSIIMGIINIRRKRGSYALILMAAQGIIIILFSQSNTIWLAVGIIIFIGLLNPAINIPLISMIQEYTDPGKMGRVMSLIRMASFGLMPLSYAMVSFLLGQGVSIRAILFWSALPLIISVIVLFACFPVLRKAN
- a CDS encoding class I SAM-dependent methyltransferase; translated protein: MSDWFWLSFVIRIVYYPYSIQLLTIELSHFLKAGGELKDETKHRVKETFAKNNEAYVQSKVHNNQSDLSLITEWLEPDPAWSALDIATGGGHVARQLSPYVKTVFATDLTKKMLENTASHLSSFDNIHYVIADAEELPFLPSSFDIVTCRIAPHHFPYPKRFITEAQRVVKKGGYFLMIDNTAPENDELDHFYNTLEKMRDPSHVRALKVSEWEKLFRENGFQLEDQLQRKKKLPFTDWLDRTLEDEKDKKQVTNYLRNADADVKLYFAVQEQGEKIDAFSIDEWMIKAKKF